In Nicotiana tabacum cultivar K326 chromosome 10, ASM71507v2, whole genome shotgun sequence, the DNA window CTCTAAATGCTACAACACCTACATTATCATATCACACATTCAAAAGAAAACatgttttgaatttaattgaatcAGTAGCATAAGGAGAAAGCTAGTCGTCCTGCTTTAAAGCACACACACAATAAAAGAAGGAAACTTCCAAGTGAATCAAAAGGCATAGCAACGTTCAAATCTCAATTTAACCCAAGCTGAATTGTAAGCAATTTATATGAAATTCAAAGCCTCAATTTTGACCTTGCTAATACAGACAGTGGTGGAACTCCTACACAATTTAGAATATCTGGCACTTGTCAAACCAACAACTCATTACTCAAATTATAGTTCTTCAAGAATACAAATGCTCACACCAGACTCTAGAAGGAAATGAGCCAACGAAATTGTAATGTGACCAAACCTGAATCTGAAAATCAACCCTGACTCTGAACAAACTTAGACTAAACCAAACGAAAAGTGTTCAATCTAACTTAGACCCATGCTACAGGAAGTCAAACATTCTACATATCTAACAAATAAAGCTTTAGCTAATTAACACACCAACATGCTAAACTATGATACTGATCCAACTTACAAACGAGATTCAAATCAGTAATATAAATGagcaaataaaacacataaaggAAACTAAATTATTACAGCAAACTGAATGATCTTAAAGAACAGAAGACTAAAAATTCAACAAAGCAACATTTGTTATTAGATTTCCATGTTGGACTATATATTTGCACTTCACATGTCATTCAAGGTGCAGGAAGGACCTGGAGGTCAAACAAAGCAAAAAGAGTGAAGATTTCAACAATGCAATTGTGTGGCAAGACAACAAAACCAATCAGCAAAATACAGCTCCTTCAGTCCATACTCAATCCCTAAAAATTCAACAAGATGTTCAAGCTTTAAAACCAAAAAAGTTAAAACCAGCTAACCAATAGAACGGTACTTGAAATTccctttttttgtgtttttctaaTTCTGAAATTCTATCAGTATGGTGTATTTTTCCAGTGTTTTAGGTGCAGAGAATAGTACTTGAGAACTGATCTTTTAGAGTGAGGGAAAGGGTTCTATATATAGGTGCTCACTCTCCATGTGCTGCTAAGAAATTTTTCATCAAATCTGTGCAGCTCACCCTAAATTTCAGGAGAAAAACACCTTTCAAAACTGATTTCTGTACAGGTGTACCTTTTTTTTCCAGATATTTTCAATTTTCAGCCTCTTATCTTAGCAATTTTTGGCAGCTGTCCATTTTAGGAAGTTTCCAATCAGTTACTAAAGATTCTCTCAAGTtaaaaatccccaaattacccCCTTAAGTTCCTAGTTATTCAATTAACCCCCTGAAAGTCCTAGGCATTTACAAGCCAAGGCAAACAATCTTCTAACAGAATTCATAGGCAAACAGAATCAAATGGTGTCAATTTCTAAAACCTAAATAGGTTTATCATGAAATGAAATCAGAAATAAACCAATACTTGAACCGTTGAGACTGTCATTAGCAAAAAACAACCCATGAATGACCTATTTCAACCTTTGAAGCAATTAAATCAACCATTTAACATGGAATCAAATTAACCCAAGATACTAACATGCTGATtattaaacacaaaataaaccCTAATTGAAAAACTGAAAACCTAATGACCTAATAGCAAACTCAAGAATTAATCCTAAACTAATTCCCTATCATTAATGATTAAGCACAGAAGCTAATTAACAAACTTAAAATAAGAAACTAAGTCATGAaactaaacaaaaacaaaacccaTGAAGAACGAAACCagagaaagaagaggaaaagatcAGAGGGAAACAAATAAAACAAGGCAGAAGAGAATTACCCTTTCTTGCTTCAAACAGAACCTTTCATGAACTTGAACAACCTCTCTAAAGAAAGAAGTGAACCTTTAACTATCATTAATCGACTGTCCTTAACAAGGAACAATCGATTAGTGATGGTTTGGGGTTCACTCGACCACGTACTGACCAAGAAAGAAAAAGGGGGGAAACCTAGGGCTTTTCCGGAACCCCTGACTCAAAATTGACGGACTTGGGGCTGATTTGAGAGGAAACAAAGGCATATTTGGGGAGAGGAAGGGTGAGGGATTgcatggtgtgagtttggggttgtTTGGGCGAGTTAGGTTTTTGGAGATTCTGAGTTTAGATTCAAGATTCGAGATGTTTGAGGGTGATTTGGGTATTTTTTATTCCTTCCTTTTCAAAATCAAGGAAGAtttcactttttatcatttttttctaccttccaccttttaaacaacttccatatcacaacttttccaaccttcacccccaaacttaggcttttagcctatgtttacactttcaaaatacttagggaggtagggtgccaaaagctagatcaataaagaacaaaGGAATAAAGCTTGTAACAGGGTTGCCAAAGaacaaggttaaaggctcaaaatgggttgactaggtAAAATTTTCAAGGGTAGAAAATTTAAGGCACAATGGcggtccaaggaaggcctaatatcatttttcaaaccaagttagtctatgatttcgccttgaagcacattccgggcaagttctagactacaagtaatacaaaagaactcacaataaatctcaccacacatggcacatgaacacTTAAGTGaaatacaaatccaaaatccaattgaaaccaatgaCGCAAAGAGGTTACCTATAGCATAAGAAGCTATTtagtgaatcaaagagccaaaattTGAGCCTAAAAGTCATGAAATCTTTACttcaattattttttctttttcaacaaccaaaAAATTCATATGCCGAGGTTTAAATAATGTTGGTACCAAGCAAGCCACACTTGGTCAATAGGCACAAACCCCAACTCAAACTATTTATTCTTCCTAAATTAACATAAGCTATATCTAAactacaagactaattccctAAAGAAAGTTGCCTAGCTatccatcatcggaaaaagtcaacaaaaatttaCTAACAATTACCCGGTTCAAGAAAAAAATTGGCATCCTTGGAAAAAGAACCGTGGTATAAAAAAAACTCAAGGATATCGCCACTAACGTAAAACAtactatataaaataaaaataaaattaagaagctaataaCTAAAATTAAGAGACCAAAAAAGTGTTAAACCCtttagttaaactaattaataaaaaaaaactaaacccCAGGAAGAAGACCATGAATAGTGATTCCGTCACTATTCATCGGTCATAATTTCGGATTCCGGCAAGTTAAGATCACAATCTTAGTACCAAAAGAACACCTTTCTCGTTGAGATTAATCCCCATTTGATTTATTCCTAAACACTTTAACCAATCACAtaagatctttaattttatcttGCGAGTTACTGTAGCATCGCGATTGCAAGCCTTCATGTTTCTGCTTTTGACGTGAAGTTGAAGTTTTGAAGATCAACTTGGAAGCTTTGTTTTTAACTGGAATTATTAGGTTTGAGGTTAAAATCATTAACAGTTTTTAAATCACTTCTCAAAATCAACAACAGGTATTACAAAATTTTTTGGAGCTACTGTAGCATCGAATTAGTATAATCTGCAGCTTTTATCGTCAAAGACAGTTATACATTGTAACTGGTGCAAGAGAAATACTTTGTACTAAACTGGTGGATCAATGCTACTTCAAGATCTTTGAAGAAACACGATTTTCCTGGGAAGCCCACTGCTATTTGACGTAGTGCTGCCATGGCCACAATGGCCAGTGGCCAGCTACCTTTAATCGATGGGCCACAGCCCCAACCAGCCCCCAACATCACACAGCCATGTACGATGTCTGCTAATGTTCCAAAACCAATGGACTACGCAAAGGCAGTCAAACCCATGACCAGTACTTCAACTATGCAAGAAAGAGTACAGGTGGATCCAATAGCTCCTAGACAAGCTCAATACTTTTAAGGACAACCAATAGTCTGTTTTACGGAATCAGAAGTAGAACGTATGAACTATATTGAGGGATTGCAACAGGCAGTGGTGTGCAAATTTTCATACGGATGGCCAGATATCAATGAAATACGTCGAATCGTCCCATTACAATGTGGTATCAAAGCTGAATGCAACATAGGATATCTACGTGATAGACACATTTTGATACGATTTACACTATGGCAAGATTATGTAGATTTCTCGTCAAAAGGTGTGTACTATGTTAAGTATAAGCATGGGGATGAATATCAATTGAGAACACTGATTTATGATGCAAAATTCAAAGTTGGAGAAGAGACACCTAAGGTTGTGGCCTGGATATCATTCCCTAATCTGTTGCCAACATACTTTGTCAGGGAATGCCTATTCTCTTTAGCTTCAGCTGTAGGTAAACCCCTTCAATTGGATTTGGCCACTGTAAAGAAAACAAGACCTAGTTGTGCTCGTGTAAAAGTGCTAGTGGACCTGCTAGCTGATCTCCCAAAGAAAGTTCGAATGGACATTCTCAATGAGACAAATGGAGAGGTAGGAACTGAATGGGTAACCATTAACTATGACTACCTACCTAAgtattgcaaagaatgcaaattACAAGGACATGATAGGATGGAATGTTGGAGAATTAATCTTGAGCTAAGGGAAACCAAAACTTCCCAGCAGCAAGAAAATGTTGAAAATGTgcaacaagaaaacaaaaaacatGCAAAACATGATGCTCCTTTGATAGTCCTTACTAGTGGCAAGGTAGTTGGTAATATAGGCCCTCAATGGAAGGAAGTCCGCGACAATATGGGACTAAACAAAGGCAAACAAATTGAAGGTAATACTGCACAAGGGAAATAAATGGTTCGTGTTAACAATGCTGCTGTAGAAAAACAAATACAATCAACCAACAAATTTGCAGTGTTAGAAATTGAAAATGATGAGTTAAATGAAGATAACCAACTGGCAGTTGTGGAGGAAGTTCAAAAAACAACAGGCCACAGTGATATATATCACAATAATTCCACAATAATTGTGGCGATTGATTCAGAGGAGCAGGAAGTTCATGTATCGACCAAGCAGCTAGTACAAAAGATAACTTCTCCTATTTCAGCTAGGAGACAATCATCAAATACTGAAGCTAATAAACTGAACCACAAAGCTCTAGCATTTATTCCTATTGCAAATGGGAATCCAACAATAAATATCAATGCGGACAATGAGAAATCAACAGCAGCTTAGGTGCAAACAACTTTTGCTAACAATGTTGTAGGTACCAACACCTCATGTAAAGACATACCATCTCAAGACACTAGGATAAATGAGACAATGGCCAAAAATTCAGTCAAGGTAAATACTGTGCATGCAGTGACAAGCAAGAAGAGCAGACAAGCAATGACAATGAGCAGGTGGAAGACACagattttgaaatgtttaaaagCAGTAAAACAATTAATTGGAAAGGAAGCAAGTTGTGGTTAAATCAGACTGAAGAAGATCCAAGAGAGGTTCAAATTCTAGATGGAATGGCAAGTGATGATGAGACAGGAGGGGATGCAAATAATGAAGATGATCCAAGTGTAAATGAGAAAAGCAAAGGAGAGCAAACTTCTAAAAAACAGAATGCAGCTGCTGAAGACCTAAACCTAAAAAATGCAGAGTTGTGCAATTTAGATGATCCAGGAGGAACACTTGGTGATATTGAGCAGAACAAAGCAGGACAAGAAGGTCCAAGCTGTAGTAATGCAATGCCAATTGTTAGTGCAAATGCTATAAACCAAAAACCAGATCCACAAGCTGCAGAGCAGGGTACTGTTACATTAAAATTTGCACATCAATAGAATGTCAGCAGTTCTGGTAACAAACAGATAAATATCCTACAGGAAAAATCTGGTCTAATGGTTACAGCTAACACTAAGGAAATTGAAGGCCAAAGTAATAAGGCAAACAGGGACCTGGATGAGGAGTCAACAACCCAAAACTTTCTCAATGTTGCCAAGCAAGGAGATTTATCACCTAGGCACATTGAGCAGGTTAAATCTGCAACAAAGAGAAAAAACAAACAAGTTAAAGAACCATCTATCCCAACAGGAGGggtacaaacaaggaaaacaCTGTCCAAACCCAAAAACCTTTAATGGATGCCATTATATGGAATGTGAGGTCAGTAAATACAATGCAAGCATTTTGAAAGGCTGATTACAATGCACAGAAAACATCACTTTGAGTTCATAGGAATCCTTGAGCCTATGCAACAGTCTCACAAAATGGAGAGGTATAGAGCAAGAATTGGTTTGGCACAGGCTGTGGTGAATGTGTCAAACAAGATTTGGGCTTTTATTGATGAAATTTTTGAGGTTACTATTCTATATAACATGACTCAACAGCTGACTTTGAGATTGATGCACACTGAAATACATGTTGAGCTCATCCTTACACTAGTTTATGCCAAATGTGATCGCATTGAAAGAATTGAACTATGGGATACTTTGTATGCAATGGCATCAGATATGACAGTACCATGGCTAGTTGGAGGCGACTTTAATGTGATATGGGACGAGGAAGAGAAGTATGGAGGTTTGCCAGTTTCTCTCCTTGAAGTAGATGACTTTAGACACTGCATCAATACCTACAACTTGACAGATTTGGGATTTAAAGGAAgcatatttacatggtggaatggaaGATCAGAGGAGGACTGTATTTTTAAAGATTGGACAGATGTTTTGGTAATAATGAATTGCAACAGACCTTTCCTGGATTGGAGGTAACTCACCTGTCCAAAATTAGGTTTGATCATTGCCCGATGCTGCTGAAATGTGATATAGAAACTCCTCCAATTAAGAAGTCATTCAGATTTCTAAACTTCTGGACAAAGAATGAAACCTTCAAAGAGGTAGTGAAGGAGAATTGGAATACTGATTTTAGTGCTAACCCTTTCTGCATTTTTAACTACAAGTTAAAGAAGCTTAAGCAAGAACTATCTACCTGGAGCAGAGCTACATATGGGGATATATTCCAAAAGATTGCAAGCCTTGAGGAGGTGGTCTTGGTTCATGAAAGACAATTTGAAGTCAATCCTACACAGATGAACAGACAAAGATTACGACAGGTCCAAGCTGAAATGATTAAATATCTTGCATTAGAAGAAGAATTCTGGAGGCAAAAAGCTGGCATGTTATGGTTCAAAGATGGCGATAGAAACACTAAATTCTTCCATGCTCAGTTTAATGGGAGAAAGAAGAGACTAAAATTATCAAGGATCCAGAATAACCTTGGTAACTGGATTGAAGAAGATCACTTAATAGCAGAAGAAGCAGTAAAGTTCTACAAGGATCAATTTACTGAGAGTACAGTGCCTAATGCTTTTGATATTCTAAATCATGTACCTTCAATGGTAGATAGCGATCAACATGAGAGATTGATGGCTTTGCCTTCCAATGAAGAAGTGAAGAGAGCAGTTATGGGGTTGAATGGGGACTCAGCAGGCGGACCAGATGGTTTCACTGGAGCCTTTTACCAAACATGCTGGTAAATCATTGAAGAAGATATAGTCGGTATGGTCAGGGCTTTCTTTTGCGGTCAGCAGCTGCCAAAGAGTGTGACACACACAAACCTGGTTTTAttaccaaagaaaaaaaaaagtgattaCCTTTGCAGACATGAGACCAATCAGTCTTAGCAACtttgttaataagattttctcgagGGTTATTCATGAAAGGTTGGTTGAATTTTTACCGAGCATAATCTCGGAGGAACAGGCAGGTTTTGTGAAGGGCAGAAGCATAGTTGAGAATGTGCTGTTAACTCAAGAAATCATTACGGATATCAGGTTGAGAACAAAAGTAGGTCCAAATGTTGTGATTAAACTTGACATGACAAAAGCTTACGATAGGTTATCATGGCTATTCATAACCAAAATGCTAAGGAAGATGGGATTTCTTGAAGATTTTATTGGCTTGATATTTGATTTGATTGGGAATAATTGGTAATCAATTCTTATAAATGGACAGCCAAATGGTTTCTTCAAATCATCGAGGGAAGTTAAGCAGGGTGACCCTTTGTCACCAACCCTATTCATCCTAGCAGCAGAAGCACTGTCACGAGGTTTAAATTCACTACACACTAACCTGTATTTCTACGGATTCGGAATGCCAAAATGGAGCCCAAAAATAAATCATCTATCATACACTGATGATACAATCATTTTTTGCTCATCTGATAAAACTTCACTGAGACTTGTGATGGAGGTTCTACAAGCTTATGAATCATCGTCTGGTCAACTGGTGAACAAAGCAAAATCAGCCATATACCTGCATCATTTAACGGATAATGAGGTGATTAACAAGGTTGAAAGGATTACAGGTATAGGAAGACAATGTTTCCCGATGACCTATCTTGGCTGTcctattttttatgcaagaagaaGGGGAGACTATTACCAGGGATTAATCACTAAGGTTATGGACAAACTGCAGTCATGGAAAGGCAAACTCCTATCTGTAGGAGGTAGAGCTGTATTGATCACAAATGTCCTGCAGAGTATCCCAATTCATAGGTTGTCAGCAGTTAATCCACCAATTTATGTGATCAATAAATTACATAGCATTTTTGCAAAATTCTTCAGGAGCAGCAATGTGGGAGCAACTCTAGACATTGGTCATCGTGGACTAACCTTTGTATGCCTTATGAGGAGGGAGGCATAGGCTTCAGGTCCCTACATGATGTATCTAAGGCACTATTCTGTAAATTGTGGTGGAATTTCAGGACAAAGCCCAGTTTATGGAGTGCATTTATTAGTCAAAAGTACTGCAAGAAACTAAATCCAGTAATTGTACCTTGGAAGCGTGGATCCCACGTGTGGAGAAAAATGCTAGAATGTAGGGACTTGATTGAGCATCAAATCTACTGGAAACCGCGAATGGGATCTGCTCAATTCTAATTCGGTAATTGGACTGAGCTGGGAGCCTTATATTTCCAAGTGCCTGCAGAGTTTGGTATCGATGATGATATTCACAATGTCAATGATCTGGTTGAA includes these proteins:
- the LOC142165152 gene encoding uncharacterized protein LOC142165152; translated protein: MLLKCDIETPPIKKSFRFLNFWTKNETFKEVVKENWNTDFSANPFCIFNYKLKKLKQELSTWSRATYGDIFQKIASLEEVVLVHERQFEVNPTQMNRQRLRQVQAEMIKYLALEEEFWRQKAGMLWFKDGDRNTKFFHAQFNGRKKRLKLSRIQNNLGNWIEEDHLIAEEAVKFYKDQFTESTVPNAFDILNHVPSMVDSDQHERLMALPSNEEVKRAVMGLNGDSAGGPDGFTGAFYQTCW